From a region of the Desulfatibacillum aliphaticivorans DSM 15576 genome:
- a CDS encoding AtpZ/AtpI family protein, giving the protein MTIVMQLGLTMAGCIAFCFWAGYELDKWLGTRGVFITIGTLLGVAGGANVCYRAIMDLTRDSGKGDKGEKSPEDKQDGTG; this is encoded by the coding sequence ATGACCATTGTCATGCAGTTGGGCCTGACCATGGCCGGCTGCATAGCCTTCTGCTTCTGGGCCGGTTATGAACTGGACAAATGGTTGGGGACCAGGGGGGTCTTCATCACAATCGGAACTTTGTTGGGAGTGGCTGGCGGAGCGAATGTCTGCTATCGCGCGATAATGGATTTAACCCGGGATTCCGGGAAAGGGGACAAGGGCGAAAAATCGCCCGAAGACAAACAGGATGGAACAGGTTAA
- a CDS encoding ATP synthase subunit I produces the protein MEQVNELRRRYCPRALALAVMAGAILIVLDMKPIGKGIILGTLFSILNFLIMSQALPMAVVQGRKGSMLRSLGSVLVRFVLMAGALFVGAKYDAYNFFAVAGGLFAVQLVILADHLLKALRRQI, from the coding sequence ATGGAACAGGTTAACGAGCTGCGGAGGCGTTATTGCCCCAGGGCGCTGGCTCTGGCGGTCATGGCAGGCGCCATCCTGATTGTGCTGGACATGAAGCCCATCGGTAAGGGGATCATCTTAGGGACTTTATTCAGCATCCTCAATTTTCTCATTATGAGCCAGGCCTTGCCAATGGCTGTTGTGCAAGGCAGAAAAGGCAGCATGCTTCGCAGCTTGGGGTCCGTTCTGGTCCGGTTTGTGTTAATGGCCGGGGCCCTGTTTGTAGGCGCGAAATATGATGCCTATAATTTTTTCGCCGTGGCGGGGGGGCTGTTCGCCGTTCAATTGGTTATTTTGGCGGATCATTTGCTCAAGGCGCTGCGGAGGCAAATCTGA
- the atpB gene encoding F0F1 ATP synthase subunit A, whose protein sequence is MTFNLEVILMTWIVIGILLLFGFLAVKKRGVIPNPMQVVGELFVKNLYDLADDALEEELGKKYGPMICALFLFLWMSNMLGVLPPLGFIPEFSEPTKDLNTPLGLGLLGFFIAHAAGIKEKGIKDYLKVYIEPFAFMLPLNLIGELAKVVSISFRLFGNIMGGSIIILVVSHLTYSILLPPALFGFFGIFVGTIQAFVFTMLTTVYISVQVK, encoded by the coding sequence ATGACCTTCAATTTGGAAGTCATTCTCATGACCTGGATCGTCATCGGCATTTTGCTTTTATTCGGGTTCCTGGCCGTGAAAAAGCGCGGCGTGATTCCCAACCCCATGCAGGTGGTGGGCGAGCTTTTCGTCAAAAACCTGTATGATCTTGCGGACGACGCCTTGGAAGAGGAATTGGGTAAAAAGTACGGCCCCATGATTTGTGCGCTGTTCCTTTTTCTGTGGATGAGCAACATGCTGGGCGTTTTGCCGCCCTTGGGCTTCATTCCGGAGTTTTCCGAGCCCACCAAAGATTTGAACACGCCGTTGGGGTTGGGCCTTCTGGGCTTTTTCATCGCTCACGCCGCGGGCATCAAGGAAAAGGGCATCAAGGACTACCTCAAGGTGTACATCGAACCCTTCGCTTTCATGCTGCCTCTCAATCTGATTGGCGAACTGGCCAAGGTGGTTTCCATCTCCTTCCGTCTGTTCGGTAACATCATGGGCGGCTCCATCATCATCCTGGTGGTTTCCCACCTTACGTACTCCATACTGCTTCCCCCGGCCTTGTTCGGCTTCTTTGGGATCTTTGTGGGCACCATCCAGGCTTTTGTGTTCACCATGCTGACCACGGTCTATATTTCTGTTCAGGTGAAATAG
- the atpE gene encoding ATP synthase F0 subunit C, giving the protein MNDIVMWAEVAAFIGGGLAMGFGAIGAAVGEGYAAANANAAISRNPEVSGDVFKTMLVGQAVAESAAIFALVVAMLLVFAKVDDTATWMTVTVFLSSGLCMGLGAIGSGIGSGFPAGAACEGTARQPAMGGRLVTNMLIGSAVCQTPAIFALVVSFILMFTNFSDRPVNPTWAAILGAGLASGLGAIGSGLGGGLVAQASCEGVARKPEAAGTLTNVMLLGQAVTQTTAIYGMLVSFILMFKAFDPAGTTLAPAMALLSAGICMGIGAIGPGVGEGFAAQSAVGWIARNENATAELTRTMLVGQAVAESTGIYALVVALVLIFVV; this is encoded by the coding sequence ATGAATGATATTGTGATGTGGGCCGAAGTGGCCGCGTTTATTGGAGGCGGGTTAGCGATGGGCTTTGGAGCTATTGGCGCTGCAGTCGGCGAAGGGTACGCTGCAGCCAACGCCAACGCCGCTATCTCACGGAATCCGGAAGTAAGCGGAGACGTTTTCAAGACCATGCTGGTGGGCCAGGCGGTTGCCGAGTCTGCGGCTATTTTCGCCCTGGTTGTGGCCATGCTGCTGGTCTTTGCCAAGGTGGATGACACCGCAACCTGGATGACGGTGACCGTGTTTTTGTCCTCGGGCCTTTGCATGGGCCTGGGCGCCATCGGCTCCGGCATCGGTTCCGGTTTTCCTGCAGGCGCCGCCTGTGAGGGCACCGCTCGTCAGCCTGCAATGGGCGGTAGACTGGTGACCAACATGCTCATCGGCTCCGCCGTGTGTCAGACCCCGGCGATCTTCGCCCTGGTGGTCTCCTTTATTCTCATGTTCACCAATTTTTCCGACAGGCCGGTCAACCCCACGTGGGCAGCCATCTTGGGCGCAGGCCTTGCTTCGGGATTGGGCGCCATTGGCTCCGGCCTCGGCGGCGGGCTTGTGGCTCAGGCAAGCTGCGAGGGCGTTGCCCGTAAGCCGGAAGCCGCAGGCACCCTGACCAACGTCATGCTGCTGGGCCAGGCGGTTACTCAAACCACGGCCATTTACGGCATGCTGGTCTCTTTTATCCTCATGTTTAAAGCCTTCGATCCCGCAGGCACGACTTTGGCTCCGGCCATGGCTCTGCTCTCCGCAGGAATCTGCATGGGCATCGGCGCTATCGGGCCGGGCGTAGGCGAAGGTTTTGCAGCACAGAGCGCAGTGGGTTGGATTGCAAGGAACGAAAACGCCACGGCGGAACTGACCCGCACCATGCTGGTGGGGCAGGCCGTTGCAGAGTCCACGGGCATCTACGCCCTGGTGGTGGCGTTGGTACTGATATTTGTTGTGTAA
- the atpE gene encoding ATP synthase F0 subunit C, giving the protein MAIEGADIIKAAGLLGAGISMGLGAIGPGVGEGMAAAKACEAIGRNPKEAGLLTRTMLVGQAVSESTGIYSLVIALLLLFVV; this is encoded by the coding sequence ATGGCAATCGAAGGTGCAGACATCATCAAAGCGGCAGGTCTTTTGGGCGCAGGCATTTCCATGGGTTTGGGAGCTATCGGGCCCGGTGTCGGTGAAGGTATGGCGGCAGCCAAGGCTTGTGAAGCGATTGGACGCAACCCCAAGGAAGCCGGTCTGTTGACCCGCACCATGCTGGTCGGCCAGGCTGTTTCCGAGTCCACGGGCATCTATTCTCTGGTTATCGCGCTCCTTTTGCTCTTTGTGGTCTAA
- a CDS encoding ATP synthase F0 subunit B has protein sequence MEVVSNIALISINETLVVQVISFLIFLFIAKKFIFTPLQDSMGERDSQIKGAQNDIAQVKQEMDAMAAELAKHEADAKSKALSLKNELEDEGKKEALDIVNAARKDIEGLRAEAAAHVDDQIAQARQFFQAESEALSISIMESMLGRKVS, from the coding sequence ATGGAAGTTGTCAGCAATATCGCCTTAATCAGCATCAACGAGACGTTGGTCGTCCAGGTGATTTCTTTCCTGATCTTCCTTTTTATCGCCAAAAAGTTCATTTTTACTCCCCTGCAGGATTCCATGGGTGAAAGGGACTCCCAAATCAAGGGCGCCCAAAACGACATCGCCCAGGTTAAGCAGGAAATGGACGCCATGGCTGCAGAACTTGCCAAGCACGAGGCTGACGCCAAAAGCAAAGCTTTGTCCTTGAAAAATGAATTGGAAGATGAAGGCAAAAAAGAAGCCCTGGACATCGTAAACGCCGCTCGGAAAGATATTGAAGGCTTGCGCGCTGAAGCCGCCGCCCATGTGGACGACCAAATCGCCCAAGCCCGTCAGTTCTTTCAGGCTGAATCCGAGGCGCTAAGCATAAGCATTATGGAAAGCATGCTGGGTAGAAAGGTTTCTTGA
- a CDS encoding ATP synthase F0 subunit B, whose product MKHSAQKIGLFAGVLFMFFAANAFAAETQSWRPTYDFVMRWVNFAIMAFLFFKFAWGPLTRWLRGQGDEVAAQIKDMEEKKQAILEKMAETKEQIQKRSQYLEELMARTTENAKMEKEQIVEQAKAEGALMIQLAKERADYQITAARKQFRAELIDEAVELASQKLPGIISSDDESQIQTDYLEKALQ is encoded by the coding sequence ATGAAACATTCGGCGCAAAAGATCGGGTTGTTCGCAGGCGTGCTGTTCATGTTTTTCGCCGCGAACGCCTTTGCAGCGGAAACTCAGAGCTGGAGGCCTACCTACGACTTTGTCATGCGGTGGGTCAACTTTGCTATCATGGCGTTTTTATTCTTTAAATTCGCCTGGGGGCCCCTAACCCGCTGGCTGCGGGGGCAGGGCGATGAAGTGGCCGCCCAAATCAAGGATATGGAAGAAAAAAAGCAAGCGATCCTGGAAAAAATGGCCGAAACCAAGGAACAGATCCAAAAGCGCTCCCAGTACCTGGAAGAACTTATGGCCAGAACCACGGAAAATGCCAAGATGGAAAAAGAGCAGATTGTGGAACAGGCCAAGGCCGAAGGCGCTCTCATGATCCAGCTTGCCAAGGAGCGGGCCGATTACCAGATCACGGCCGCCAGAAAGCAATTCCGCGCGGAGCTTATTGACGAAGCGGTGGAACTGGCGTCCCAAAAACTGCCGGGGATCATTTCCTCTGACGACGAAAGCCAGATCCAGACGGACTATCTGGAAAAAGCCCTGCAGTAA
- a CDS encoding GNAT family N-acetyltransferase → MTWQAKSYKAGDEHGILALRRAVFGQVDPVRARLNAWKWQFLNNPAGRGFIMLAEDQGRIVGQYAAIPVRMLVDGVETLCGYSCDTMVHPRCQGRRVFTSLARQVYAHMESEHGIGAVWGFPNKNSMPGFIRSLGWRRVGDLLARVGFTSFSALLKVYSSPRLASGWEDVPMERISPQFDALWEAHKPRDGVIQVRDRAYLQWRYLDLPDFGYKVFGLFNAGRLQGYYTLRVQHVAGLKVCVLADCFPLDSIKVMEQAVKAAKFRAASLGCFMLTAMFPISRNGLASRLGFYPVPRAAAPKVFHLAGRFEGGDAKSWMDPLRWHLTLGDTDVV, encoded by the coding sequence ATGACCTGGCAGGCAAAATCCTATAAAGCCGGCGACGAGCACGGCATCCTGGCTCTTCGAAGGGCGGTTTTCGGCCAGGTGGACCCTGTCCGCGCCCGGCTCAACGCCTGGAAATGGCAATTCCTGAATAACCCCGCCGGGCGGGGCTTTATCATGCTTGCAGAGGATCAGGGCAGGATTGTAGGGCAATACGCCGCCATACCCGTTAGAATGCTTGTGGACGGCGTAGAGACCCTCTGCGGGTATTCCTGCGATACCATGGTGCATCCCCGCTGCCAGGGGCGGAGAGTCTTTACAAGCCTTGCCCGCCAGGTTTATGCGCATATGGAGTCGGAGCACGGAATAGGCGCGGTTTGGGGTTTTCCCAACAAAAACTCCATGCCCGGATTTATCAGGAGCTTAGGGTGGCGCCGCGTCGGGGATCTGCTAGCCCGGGTTGGATTCACCTCTTTTTCCGCTCTGCTTAAGGTCTACTCATCCCCAAGACTGGCCTCAGGTTGGGAGGACGTCCCCATGGAAAGGATTAGTCCCCAGTTTGACGCGCTTTGGGAGGCCCATAAGCCGCGGGACGGAGTCATACAGGTCAGAGACAGAGCCTACTTGCAGTGGCGGTACCTGGACTTGCCCGACTTTGGCTACAAGGTTTTCGGGCTGTTTAACGCAGGTCGCTTGCAAGGCTATTACACGCTCCGGGTTCAGCATGTTGCCGGGCTTAAAGTGTGCGTACTGGCGGATTGCTTCCCTTTGGATTCTATTAAGGTCATGGAACAGGCTGTAAAAGCCGCCAAGTTCCGCGCGGCTTCGCTTGGGTGTTTTATGCTTACGGCCATGTTTCCCATTAGTAGGAATGGGTTGGCGTCCCGGTTGGGATTTTATCCTGTTCCCAGAGCGGCGGCGCCCAAGGTGTTCCATCTTGCAGGCCGCTTTGAGGGGGGGGACGCAAAATCATGGATGGATCCTTTAAGGTGGCATTTGACCTTGGGGGACACGGACGTGGTTTAA
- a CDS encoding B12-binding domain-containing radical SAM protein: MDPKRILLINPNWTGIQNQKQRQFKRLWPPLSLALAAAMMERQGLEVRIIDNQVKGHSPEKIGLLAEKYDRVFVTSTPYDRWQCPSLDIRFFFDTLRHISKDKLFILGSHVTERPEAILRESGARAAILGEPEQTMLDIACAENPNDLEQIPGLAWLEQGRLKKSPAGGFIKNMDALPYPAFHLLDMKAYHYFPVMGKSFGILEASRGCPGKCNFCYMGMYGRRVRRKSVDRFLDETEWAVRKIGLKNVYFMDLEFAINKRFVLEFCKGLQDRGLILNWCCQTRVTDMDEEVAQAMAQAGCSLIHFGVEAGTDRILKQTGKGILVKDCYKAVRLCKSFGIRTALFMNFGFPGEHDYEMEATIKLALNLDPDYAAFHLIVPFPGTALADNCGLNPENFPAHQYPHYNFFDHDLEKLKRMLHQAYWKFYLRPRPIFNVLGDMLKNSQNMLFK; the protein is encoded by the coding sequence ATGGACCCTAAACGCATCCTGCTGATCAATCCCAACTGGACCGGGATACAAAACCAGAAGCAACGCCAGTTCAAACGCTTGTGGCCCCCCTTATCCCTTGCTCTGGCCGCAGCCATGATGGAGCGGCAAGGCCTGGAGGTACGCATCATTGACAACCAGGTTAAGGGCCATTCACCGGAAAAAATCGGCCTATTGGCTGAAAAATACGACAGGGTGTTCGTCACGTCCACTCCATACGACCGCTGGCAATGCCCGTCCCTGGACATCCGCTTTTTCTTTGATACGCTTAGACATATCAGCAAAGACAAACTGTTCATCCTGGGTTCTCACGTTACGGAACGGCCTGAGGCTATTTTAAGGGAGTCCGGGGCCAGGGCCGCAATTTTGGGAGAGCCGGAACAAACCATGCTGGACATTGCGTGCGCTGAAAATCCGAACGATTTGGAACAGATTCCCGGACTGGCCTGGCTGGAGCAGGGGCGCCTTAAAAAGTCTCCGGCCGGAGGCTTTATCAAGAATATGGACGCCCTGCCCTACCCCGCTTTTCATTTGCTGGACATGAAGGCCTACCATTATTTTCCCGTCATGGGAAAATCCTTTGGGATTCTGGAGGCGTCCCGGGGGTGCCCCGGAAAGTGCAATTTCTGCTATATGGGAATGTACGGGCGCCGGGTTCGCCGTAAAAGCGTGGATCGTTTTCTGGATGAAACCGAATGGGCGGTCCGGAAAATAGGGCTAAAAAATGTATACTTTATGGATCTGGAATTTGCGATCAACAAAAGGTTCGTCCTCGAATTTTGCAAGGGCCTGCAGGATCGCGGACTAATCTTGAACTGGTGCTGCCAGACCCGGGTTACGGACATGGACGAGGAGGTCGCCCAAGCCATGGCTCAGGCCGGATGCAGCCTCATCCATTTTGGCGTGGAAGCCGGGACGGACCGGATTTTAAAGCAAACAGGCAAAGGGATACTGGTTAAAGACTGCTACAAGGCGGTCCGGCTCTGTAAATCATTCGGGATAAGGACGGCTTTATTCATGAATTTCGGCTTTCCGGGCGAACATGACTACGAAATGGAGGCCACCATTAAGTTAGCCTTAAATCTTGATCCCGATTATGCGGCTTTTCATTTGATCGTGCCCTTTCCCGGAACGGCCTTGGCCGACAATTGCGGCCTGAATCCGGAAAATTTCCCCGCCCATCAGTATCCGCACTACAATTTTTTCGATCATGACCTGGAAAAGCTCAAAAGAATGCTGCACCAGGCCTATTGGAAATTTTATTTACGCCCCCGGCCAATTTTTAATGTGTTAGGGGACATGTTAAAAAATTCACAAAACATGCTTTTTAAGTAA
- a CDS encoding carbohydrate deacetylase: protein MHLIFHGDDFGLTQGVNQGIVQAYSKGLLRAASLIASGEAFDHAVQSASDHKGLDLGVHLTLTDEKPLLPGPGYFSGECMPSRHDLTMALATQRFDLGHAKRELCAQVEKILDAGVKPSHMDSHQFVHLLPGVFPLCLDIQKKYKIPFMRTLVKEQMRKGTGLKRRLQWTMLNSWSMLYVKPRIPKNLPVIPCTGFLNAGGRMTVEAVLSSLKCFSAFKSLEIMLHPGIGDEYTAKKYAHWGYSWKNDADLCTDPALKQSLDQMGVSVASFREAA, encoded by the coding sequence ATGCATCTTATATTTCACGGAGACGATTTCGGGCTTACCCAGGGAGTAAACCAGGGGATTGTTCAGGCCTATTCCAAGGGCCTGCTCAGAGCGGCTTCCCTAATCGCGTCGGGAGAGGCTTTTGACCACGCCGTGCAATCCGCCTCGGACCATAAAGGCCTTGACCTCGGCGTGCATTTGACGCTGACGGACGAAAAGCCTCTTTTGCCCGGCCCCGGTTATTTTTCCGGGGAATGCATGCCTTCCCGCCACGACCTGACCATGGCGCTGGCAACCCAAAGATTTGATCTGGGTCACGCCAAAAGGGAGTTGTGCGCCCAGGTGGAAAAGATTTTGGACGCAGGCGTAAAGCCCAGCCACATGGACAGCCATCAATTTGTGCATCTGCTGCCCGGCGTATTTCCGCTATGCCTGGATATTCAAAAAAAATACAAAATCCCCTTCATGCGCACCCTGGTGAAGGAGCAAATGCGAAAAGGAACTGGTCTAAAAAGGCGGCTGCAATGGACCATGCTCAATTCGTGGAGCATGCTTTATGTAAAGCCCCGCATCCCCAAGAATTTGCCGGTTATTCCCTGCACAGGATTTCTTAACGCCGGAGGCCGCATGACGGTGGAGGCGGTCCTGTCGTCCCTAAAATGTTTTTCCGCGTTTAAATCGCTGGAAATCATGCTCCATCCCGGAATCGGGGATGAGTACACGGCGAAAAAATACGCCCATTGGGGCTATTCCTGGAAAAATGACGCGGACCTGTGCACTGACCCGGCCCTTAAACAGTCTCTTGATCAAATGGGGGTCAGCGTGGCCTCTTTCAGGGAGGCGGCCTAA
- a CDS encoding VOC family protein: MVYLDDLLVHDDFAKAVNSLGRPFLQEAGLGPVDQLGVVTANAETASRRLEQKGLQAFFIAGGPVQMWTENGKDRDFKGRIGVSTYQGKELELLEPGEGSNFYRQALDPQGRMTVHHLGFMVPDVDAASEKLTEAGCPLWVRGRIASKPVRVEFAYMDAKEQCGFVIEFMNISIFGKQIKTPHGLYNLLARMQKKMRTRSWELNKG; this comes from the coding sequence ATGGTTTACCTGGATGATCTTCTCGTCCATGACGATTTTGCCAAAGCCGTTAATTCCTTGGGGCGGCCTTTTCTGCAGGAAGCCGGTCTGGGGCCCGTGGATCAGTTGGGCGTTGTGACGGCCAACGCCGAGACGGCCTCCAGGCGTTTGGAGCAAAAGGGGCTGCAAGCTTTTTTCATCGCCGGCGGCCCTGTTCAAATGTGGACGGAAAACGGCAAGGACCGGGATTTTAAGGGACGGATTGGGGTTTCGACGTACCAGGGCAAGGAACTGGAGTTGCTTGAACCTGGAGAAGGGTCAAATTTTTACAGGCAGGCCCTTGACCCCCAGGGCCGCATGACCGTCCACCACCTGGGGTTCATGGTTCCCGACGTGGATGCAGCCTCGGAGAAACTGACAGAAGCCGGCTGCCCTTTGTGGGTCCGGGGTCGAATAGCTTCCAAACCGGTCCGGGTGGAGTTTGCGTACATGGACGCCAAGGAGCAGTGCGGGTTTGTTATAGAATTCATGAACATCAGCATATTCGGCAAGCAGATAAAGACGCCCCATGGCCTGTACAATTTGCTGGCCAGGATGCAAAAAAAAATGAGAACACGCTCCTGGGAGTTAAACAAAGGGTGA